A single window of Larimichthys crocea isolate SSNF chromosome XII, L_crocea_2.0, whole genome shotgun sequence DNA harbors:
- the fbf1 gene encoding fas-binding factor 1 homolog isoform X7 yields the protein MLAEEVKRDGGDTEDSDVSAADPNDILKNMKGMDDMDADLFASKKKPSSAPAQTNRLGNEGPKKDSLGSKPEGADESTTRVKKPNSAPSSTAHSYKKFTFSDSEGDDDDEGLGQTPHTKDPDDPLADLLDDLLPEETKSETKSSIQRAKPGKSAASPAASPVLKTETSKTAAKRGDLTFDDDKDDLMDALGFDGDKSYPKKKETALWSNKDKSEPPQRARTRLDEILESLTSPRLLERPATGELKDQLQSQEKQQQEKTSGVKESLLEDDLTFGSYQPTLVSTPEGRQSRRQSVRFSTEDVSSSTPEKKPKPTTPTPIRKRNSADWLGLKTSDDYTFLEGEAKEAKASTDSPKAPSSPSLVRKSSLTGSHNTSTAKMAAETPTNPTDNTTKQTKPDVSKSQRREEESDDWLAGALSRKKALSGSNSEAKTSKQEDSLGLGEEMDLDSVVSRQVTPQAPRAREDTLPSPKETSSTFLGQPSPTAHSTPVREKGTKQVPAASIIQTPPEPQSQPQHLPSDRGSKVLRGPSQASDETPQQLPLFNPVSAMLPGSVWSVPQQSQMQNASTAAQQQVTLSADSLQQLLLQQQKMMQSQLLGPGALQRLKETEQQPGDYQALKARIIQLEGQVKTLQLERDQSQMLLENIQQRHKQDMELVENAHKARVKLLEESAAQRETQARQECEDLMERLATATRSAERERSELQAQYQRKLAQAQQDRDREVERLRDLQRKSILEMKKDHEDQVHRLKKLKDEEIDAVTSATSQTRSLTVVIEQMEQFSSRLGELSSRVESTHEHTAHGLEQGARHRDEQLRLMQDRLAQQQKSMVEERAYLKEIISRMDTQLNEQQRQLEKERWKMTAEQAKAESTQRGLEDERRALSMQINMEREELERAKSALLEEQKTVMQHCAEERRKLAAEWAHFHTLEKQRHERAEREVSSLLEKREGSILSLAQEQADLKLHTAELKQKEIAVAHERETLERLRDELHREKEKISSTALRLETRAHEVEAFSKLAEEKHEEGKRALQEAKRVEAEHEARLTSIHTQTERLRQQEKQILQERMRLSKLQKETDRLRQDAPITSLPQIIPPILPDEGSFLPNPEFTSTLDVPPSTLFTSSQSMALQASLALWKYTAEKDREYLQEEQVFLDNLKKKPYRSCLNTD from the exons ATGCTggcagaggaggtgaagagggacGGCGGGGACACAGAG GACTCTGATGTCTCAGCAGCAGATCCCAATGACATACTGAAGAACATGAAG GGCATGGACGATATGGACGCCGACCTTTTTGCGTCAAAGAAAAAGCCGAGTTCAGCTCCTGCACAAACAAATCGGCTCGGTAACGAAGGGCCAAAGAAAGACTCTTTAGGAAGTAAACCAGAGGGAGCAG ATGAATCCACCACAAGAGTGAAGAAGCCAAACTCTGCACCCTCGTCCACTGCACATAGCTACAAGAAGTTCACCTTCTCTG ACagtgaaggtgatgatgatgatgaaggtctTGGTCAGACACCTCACACTAAAG ATCCAGACGACCCCCTGGCTGATCTACTTGATGACTTACTTCCAGAAGAAACCAAGTCTGAAACTAAATCCAGCATCCAGCGGGCCAAACCTGGAAAATCTGCAGCATCTCCTGCAGCATCTCCGGTCCTAAAGACTGAAACAT CTAAGACAGCAGCAAAACGAGGTGATCTCACGTTTGACGATGATAAGGACGACCTCATGGATGCACTTGGATTTGACGGCGATAAAAGCTACCCCAAGAAAAAAGAGACTGCGCTTTGGTCCAACAAAGACAA GAGTGAGCCCCCACAGAGAGCTCGTACAAGACTAGATGAGATCCTGGAGAGTTTGACTTCACCTCGTCTTCTGGAGCGGCCTGCGACGGGCGAGTTGAAGGACCAGCTTCAGTCCCAAGAGAAGCAGCAACAAGAGAAGACCTCCGGTGTGAAAG aatcacttttagAAGATGACCTCACATTCGGTTCCTATCAGCCCACGCTGGTGTCCACGCCTGAAGGGCGCCAGTCTCGCAGACAgtctgtcag ATTTTCTACAGAGGATGTGAGTTCTTCTACCCCGGAGAAGAAACCAAaacccaccacccccacccccattCGAAAACGCAACTCAGCCGACTGGCTGGGCCTCAAGACAAGCGACGACTACACCTTTTTAGAAGGTGAAGCCAAAGAGGCCAAGGCCTCGACAGATTCTCCGAAGGCTCCGTCCTCTCCTTCACTAGTGAGAAAATCCTCCCTGACTGGTAGCCACAACACATCGACTGCAAAAATGGCAGCAGAAACTCCAACCAACCCAACTGACAatacaaccaaacaaaccaagCCAGATGTTTCTAAAAGccagaggagggaagaagaatcGGATGACTGGTTGGCGGGAGCACTGAGCAGGAAGAAGGCTCTGTCCGGGTCGAACTCTGAGGCAAAAACGTCCAAGCAGGAAGACTCTTTAGGCCTGGGAGAAGAAATGGATCTGGATTCAGTTGTTAG TAGACAAGTCACTCCACAAGCTCCCAGGGCCAGAGAGGACACTCTTCCATCTCCCAAGGAAACCAG CAGCACTTTTCTTGGACAGCCCAGCCCCACCGCTCACTCCACTCCTGTCAGAGAGAAGGGGACCAAGCAAG TTCCTGCTGCTAGCATTATCCAGACCCCACCCGAGCCTCAGTCCCAACCCCAACATTTACCGTCCGATAGGGGATCCAAGGTGCTACGAGGGCCCAGCCAGGCTTCGGATGAAACCCCTCAGCAGCTGCCGTTGTTTAACCCTGTGTCTGCTATGCTGCCCGGCTCAGTGTGGT cAGTTCCACAGCAAAGCCAAATGCAGAATGCATCGACCGCTGCCCAACAACAg GTGACACTTTCAGCGgacagtctgcagcagctgcttctgcagcagcag AAGATGATGCAGTCTCAGTTGCTGGGTCCTGGGGCCCTGCAGAGACTcaaagaaacagagcagcaacCTGGAGACTATCAAGCTTTAAAGGCTCGCATCATCCAGCTGGAGGGACAG GTGAAGACTCTGCAGCTGGAGCGAGACCAAAGCCAAATGTTACTAGAAAACATCCAGCAGCGGCATAAACAAGATATGGAGCTCGTGGAGAACGCACACAA GGCTCGTGTGAAACTGCTCGAGGAATcggcagcacagagagaaacacaagcGCGACAGGAGTGTGAAGACCTTATGGAACGTCTGGCCACGGCAACACGATCGGCTGAGCGGGAACGCTCGGAGCTGCAGGCTCAGTACCAACGCAAACTGGCTCAGGCCCAGCAAGACAGAGACCGCGAGGTGGAGAGACTCAGAGACCTCCAGAG GAAATCTATCTtggagatgaagaaagaccACGAGGACCAGGTCCACAGACTGAAGAAATTAAAGGACGAAGAGATCGATGCGGTTACAAGTGCAACATCTCAGACCAG GTCTCTGACAGTGGTGATTGAGCAGATGGAGCAGTTCTCCTCTCGGCTTGGAGAGCTTTCTTCTCGAGTGGAgagcacacatgaacacacggCTCATGGCCTGGAGCAAGGGGCACGGCACCGAGATGAGCAGCTTCGAC tgatgCAGGACCGTCTGGCCCAGCAGCAGAAATCCATGGTGGAGGAGAGAGCTTACCTCAAGGAAATAATTTCCAGGATGGACACTCAGCTCAATGAGCAGCAGAGACAGCTTGAGAAG GAACGCTGGAAGATGACGGCAGAGCAGGCGAAGGCAGAGTCTACCCAAAGAGGCCTGGAGGACGAGCGGCGCGCCCTCAGCATGCAGATCAACATGGAAAGAGAGGAGCTGGAAAGAGCCAAG AGTGCATTACTGGAAGAGCAGAAGACAGTGATGCAGCACTgcgcagaggagaggaggaagctggCAGCCGAGTGGGCTCACTTCCACACCCTGGAGAAACAGAGACACGAGAGGGCCGAGCGGGAGGTCAGCAGTCTcttggagaagagagagggctCCATCTTAAGTCTGGCACAG GAACAAGCGGACCTAAAGCTTCACACTGCAGAGCTGAAACAGAAGGAGATAGCTGTGGCGCATGAAAGAGAGACTCTCGAAAGACTAAGAGACGAactgcacagagagaaagagaaaataagcaGCACAGCTTTGAGACTTGAGACACGAGCCCACGAGGTGGAGGCCTTTAGCAAG CTCGCCGAAGAGAAGCACGAGGAAGGAAAACGAGCGTTGCAGGAGGCCAAACGCGTGGAGGCCGAGCACGAAGCGAGGCTCACCAGCATCCACACGCAGACAGAGCGGCTGAGGCAGCAGGAAAAACAGATTCTTCAG GAGCGAATGCGCTTGAGTAAGCTGcagaaggagacagacaggctgagacAAGACGCTCCGATTACATCTTTACCGCAGATTATTCCACCCATTCTACCAG aTGAAGGTTCATTCTTGCCAAACCCAGAGTTCACATCGACCCTGGATGTGCCCCCCTCTACTTTATTCACCAGCTCGCAGTCCATGGCTCTTCAGGCTAGTCTGGCTCTGTGGAAGTACACCGCAGAAAAG GACCGTGAGTACCTCCAAGAGGAGCAGGTCTTCTTGGACAATTTGAAGAAGAAACCTTACAGATCGTGTCTCAACACAGATTGA